Proteins encoded together in one Felis catus isolate Fca126 chromosome B3, F.catus_Fca126_mat1.0, whole genome shotgun sequence window:
- the THAP10 gene encoding THAP domain-containing protein 10, translating into MPARCVAAHCGNTTKSGKSLFRFPKDRAVRLLWDRFVRGRRADWYGGNDRSVICSDHFAPACFDVSSVIQKNLRFSQRLRLVAGAVPTLHRLSGPAPQGEEEGEQAGGPEKGGEPQAVRQAEAAPGPATCTLLPARKRAAASQITCENEITQTQARADNLSPGVTSVPTHCEEGPVHKSTQISLKRPPHRSVGIQAKVKVFGKQLCNATTQTDELRSGSASLFDIYSSDSETDADWDLESEQSGLSYVAVQVKEESC; encoded by the exons ATGCCGGCCCGCTGCGTGGCCGCCCACTGCGGCAACACCACCAAGTCCGGGAAGTCGCTGTTCCGCTTCCCCAAGGACCGGGCCGTGCGGCTGCTGTGGGACCGCTTCGTGCGGGGCCGCCGCGCCGACTGGTACGGGGGCAACGACCGCTCTGTCATCTGCTCGGACCACTTCGCTCCGGCCTGTTTTGACGTGTCTTCAGTTATCCAGAAGAATCTGCGCTTCTCGCAGCGCCTGAGGCTCGTGGCGGGCGCCGTGCCCACCCTGCACCGGCTGTCCGGCCCGGCACCCcagggggaagaagagggagagcaaGCGGGCGGCCCCGAAAAGGGAGGAGAGCCCCAGGCGGTGAGGCAGGCGGAGGCCGCCCCGGGTCCAGCCACCTGTACGCTCCTCCCGGCCAGGAAGAGGGCTGCGGCTTCACAG ATTACATGTGAAAATGAAATTACGCAAACACAGGCCCGCGCTGATAATCTATCTCCTGGTGTCACTTCAGTACCTACTCACTGTGAAGAAGGTCCAGTGCATAAAAGTACGCAGATTTCTCTGAAAAGGCCCCCTCACCGAAGTGTTG GTATTCAGGCCAAGGTAAAAGTGTTTGGAAAACAACTGTGTAATGCCACTACTCAGACAGATGAATTGCGGTCTGGAAGTGCCTCTCTCTTTGACATTTACTCCAGTGACTCAGAGACAGATGCAGACTGGGACCTTGAGAGTGAGCAGAGCGGTTTGTCTTACGTTGCTGTGCAGGTGAAAGAAGAATCCTGTTAA